GCACGGCGACCTCTGTCGCGGGGATGGACATGGCTCAGCTCTCCTTCCGGGTGCGCGGATCGAGGAAGAGATAGACCATGTCGGCGAGCAGGTTCGCCGCGAGTACGGAGAGCGTGATGATCAGGAAGACGCCCTGCATCAGCGGGTAGTCCTTGGCACCGACGGCCTGGAAGAGCTGGTAGCCGATGCCCGGGTAGGAGAAGACCATCTCCACCAGCAGCGTGCCGCCGACGATGAAGCCGAGGGAGAGCGCGAAGCCGGAGATGTTGGGCAGGATCGCGTTGCGCGCGGCGTACGAGAACATCACCCGGCGCTCGGAGAGTCCCTTGGCCTGCGCGACCATGACGTAGTCCTCGGACGAGACAGTCACCATCATGTTGCGCATACCGAGGATCCAGCCGGCGATGGCGCTGAGGATGATCGTGACGCCGGGCAGGAAGCCGTGGTAGAGCGCGCTGGAGATGAACGGCACGTCGAACGCGGGCACCAGTGAGCTGTCGTAGCCCCCGGCGGCCGGGAAGATCGGCCACTTCACGGCGAACAGGGCGATGGCGATGAGCCCGAGCCAGAAGTAAGGGATCGAGGAGATGAACGTCGTGACGGGCAGCAGGCTGTCCATCCACGAACCGCGCTTCCAGCCGCTGTAGACGCCTATGCCGGTGCCGAGCAGGAAGCTGAGCAGGGTGGTGAGTCCGACCAGTACCAGGGTCCAGGGCAGCGACTGCGAGATGACCTCGCTGACGGGTGTCGGGAAGAAGGTGAAGGAGAGCCCGAGGTCGCCCTGGAGGAGCTGGCTCCAGTAGTCGGTGTACTGCTGCCAGAGGGTGCGTTCCTTGTCGAGGCCGAAGAGGGCCTTGAGGGAGGTGATCGCGCTGGTGTCGAGCTGGCCCTGGAAACGGGCGATCAGGGCCTGGACGGGGTCGCCGGGCATCATTCGCGGGATCAGGAAGTTGATGGTGATCGCCGCCCACGCCGTGACGGCGTAGAACAGGATCCGCTGGAGTGCGAACTTCACTTCGCCGTCACCTCCGTCGTGCTCGTGGGGGTCCCGGACGACGCGGTCGCCCCGGTGCCGGTGGCCCCGGTGCCGGTGGCCTCGGGACCGCCGGGGTTCGCGGGAGCGTCGGTGCCCGCGGGGGTGTCGGTACTCACGGGGGCGCCCGGCACGGCCGTCGTGACGGGGCGGTCCTCGTACAGCCAGCACGCCGCCCACTGGCCGCCGTCGAGTGCGAAGCGCGGCGGCAGTTCGGTGCGGCAGCGCTCCATCGCCTTGGGGCAGCGGGGGTGGAAGCGGCAGCCCGCCGGCGGGGAGATGAGCGAGGGCGGCTCGCCGCTCCCGGCCTCCTCCTGGTCCTCCTCGTCCGCGATCCGGTCGGGGTCGGGCGCCGAGGCGATCAGCAACTGGGTATAAGGGTGCGCGGGTTGCTGGGTGACGGTCTCGCTGTCACCACCCTCCACGATCCGGCCGGCGTACATCACCAGTGTCGTGTCCGCGAAGTACCGCGCGGACGCGATGTCGTGCGTGATGTAGAGGATCGCCAGGTGCAGGCGCTCCTTGAGATCACGCAGCAGGTTCAGTACGCCGAGCCGGATCGAGACGTCGAGCATCGAGACGGGCTCGTCGGCCAGGAGCACCTTGGGGTCGGCGCCCAGCGCCCGAGCGATGGCGACACGCTGGCGCTGACCGCCGGACAGCTCGTGCGGGAACTTGTCCAAGTACTGAAGAGGTGGCAGCAGTTGGACCCGTTCCAGCAGTTCGCACGCCTCCGCCTCGGTGGCCTGCTTGCCGTGGATCTTCAGCGAGCGGGTGAGGTGGTAACGCACGGTGTGCACGGGGTTGAGCGACGCGAACGGGTCCTGGAAGATCAGCTGGACCTGCTTCACGTACGCCCGGAAGGACCGGCCGCGACCAGCCGTGACCGGGGCACCGCCGAGCCGTATCTCGCCCGAGGTGAGCGGATACAGCTGGGACAGCAGCCGGGCCACCGTCGACTTGCCCGACCCCGACTCACCGACCAGTGCCGTGACGCTGCCGCGCCGCAGGCGCAGCGAGACGTCGTCCACGGCGTGGACGGTGCGGTGCCGCCGGGCGAGGAGGTCGCCGACAGTCCGTCTGACGGGGAAGTGCTTGGTGACGCCGCGCGCTTCGAGCACGATGTCGTCGTCGTGGGTGGAGCGGTTCTCAGCGAGGTCTCGGTCGTGGTTGGTCATCGGCCGGCCTCGTCACTTAGCGGGCTTGAGACGCAGCACGACGTCCAGCGCGTTGGGCTGGGTCGGCTGCGGCGGTCCGTACGGGTCGGCCTCGGTCGGCCACCCCACCCAGTTCTTGGTGGAGTACTCGGCGCCGATGGGCGCCGCCGCCGTCGGGATCATCGGGACTTCCTCGACCATGATCTTCTGGAGGGTGTTGAGCGCGGTGGTGCGCGCCGAGTCCTCGGTGGCGTTCGCGTACTCCTTCAGCGCCTTGGTCGCCTCGGGGCTGTCGAACCGGCCGAAGTTGCCGAGCGGCGCGCTCTTGCCGACGGGCTGGAGCAGGGCGCCGTCCATGATGTTCTGGTACATGTCGTACGGCGTGGCACCGGAGTTGGTCCAGTGCAGCGTGGCGTCGAACTTGCCGTTGTTGACGTCCGAGGTCCACGCCTCGGCGGTCTGGGTCTTGACCTGCGCCTCGATACCCAGGGGCTTGATGTTGTCCTTGATGATGGACAGACCGGTGATGTAGTCGTTCCAGCCGGCGGGGTCGGTGAAGGTGAGCTTCACGGCCTTGCCGTCGGGGTCCTTCAGGACACTGCCGTCGAGCGTGTAGCCCGCCTCGTCCAGGACCTTCTTCGCGCCGGCGACGTCGGGCTTGATGGTGACGCCCTTGTACTCGGGGGCGATGAAGGACTCACCGGCGGGCAGCGGGATGCCGGTCGGGTTGGTGATCTCCGGGTAGAGCGTGGCCTGGGCCTGGATGTGGATGGCCCTGCGGTCGACGACCATGGCCATGGCCTTGCGGAGCGCGGGGTCGGCGAGCGGGCCCCGGGTGGTGTTGAACCACAGGCCGTGGATGCCGAGTCCGGAGGGGAACCAGAGCTTGTTGTTCTCCCGGTCCTTGGCGACGTACAGCTGCTTGTAGTTCGGCATGAAGACGAACGACCACTCGGACTTGCCGTTGGCGAGGGCGGTGGTCTGCGCGCTGTTGTCGTTGTACGAGGTGAAGCGGAGCTCCTTCACCTGCGTCTTGCCCTTCCAGTAGGAGGACGTGGTGTCGAGCGTGGTGGTCTGCGGGGTGAAGGTCTTGAGCTTGTACGGGCCCGAGCCGAGCGGCTCACGGTTGGGCCACGTCGCCGGGTCCTTGACCTTCTCCCAGATGTGCTTGGGCACGATGAAGGTCGTGGTGATCTTGTTCTGGTTGACGAACTGCGAGTCCTTGAAGGTCAGAACGACCTTGCCGTCCGCCGCAGTGATGCCGTCGTAGGGCACGCCGTTGCCGTTGAGCGCCGGGTACTTCTTGATCAGTTCGAAGGTGTACGCCACGTCCTCGGCGGTCAGCGGCTTGCCGTCCGACCACTTGGCCCGCTCGTCGATGGTGAAGGTGACCTTGGT
Above is a window of Streptomyces sp. NBC_01498 DNA encoding:
- a CDS encoding ABC transporter permease gives rise to the protein MKFALQRILFYAVTAWAAITINFLIPRMMPGDPVQALIARFQGQLDTSAITSLKALFGLDKERTLWQQYTDYWSQLLQGDLGLSFTFFPTPVSEVISQSLPWTLVLVGLTTLLSFLLGTGIGVYSGWKRGSWMDSLLPVTTFISSIPYFWLGLIAIALFAVKWPIFPAAGGYDSSLVPAFDVPFISSALYHGFLPGVTIILSAIAGWILGMRNMMVTVSSEDYVMVAQAKGLSERRVMFSYAARNAILPNISGFALSLGFIVGGTLLVEMVFSYPGIGYQLFQAVGAKDYPLMQGVFLIITLSVLAANLLADMVYLFLDPRTRKES
- a CDS encoding ABC transporter ATP-binding protein, with translation MTNHDRDLAENRSTHDDDIVLEARGVTKHFPVRRTVGDLLARRHRTVHAVDDVSLRLRRGSVTALVGESGSGKSTVARLLSQLYPLTSGEIRLGGAPVTAGRGRSFRAYVKQVQLIFQDPFASLNPVHTVRYHLTRSLKIHGKQATEAEACELLERVQLLPPLQYLDKFPHELSGGQRQRVAIARALGADPKVLLADEPVSMLDVSIRLGVLNLLRDLKERLHLAILYITHDIASARYFADTTLVMYAGRIVEGGDSETVTQQPAHPYTQLLIASAPDPDRIADEEDQEEAGSGEPPSLISPPAGCRFHPRCPKAMERCRTELPPRFALDGGQWAACWLYEDRPVTTAVPGAPVSTDTPAGTDAPANPGGPEATGTGATGTGATASSGTPTSTTEVTAK
- a CDS encoding ABC transporter substrate-binding protein produces the protein MSAHRKLRALAAATVVAALAAGCSSANSDANRSSGSASGVLNIGMPNGPQTNNSNPFLGTSAGASLGYRYMIYEPLVMTNLVRPSEKGEPWLASEWKWEANFTKVTFTIDERAKWSDGKPLTAEDVAYTFELIKKYPALNGNGVPYDGITAADGKVVLTFKDSQFVNQNKITTTFIVPKHIWEKVKDPATWPNREPLGSGPYKLKTFTPQTTTLDTTSSYWKGKTQVKELRFTSYNDNSAQTTALANGKSEWSFVFMPNYKQLYVAKDRENNKLWFPSGLGIHGLWFNTTRGPLADPALRKAMAMVVDRRAIHIQAQATLYPEITNPTGIPLPAGESFIAPEYKGVTIKPDVAGAKKVLDEAGYTLDGSVLKDPDGKAVKLTFTDPAGWNDYITGLSIIKDNIKPLGIEAQVKTQTAEAWTSDVNNGKFDATLHWTNSGATPYDMYQNIMDGALLQPVGKSAPLGNFGRFDSPEATKALKEYANATEDSARTTALNTLQKIMVEEVPMIPTAAAPIGAEYSTKNWVGWPTEADPYGPPQPTQPNALDVVLRLKPAK